The following coding sequences are from one Diospyros lotus cultivar Yz01 chromosome 7, ASM1463336v1, whole genome shotgun sequence window:
- the LOC127805832 gene encoding probable inactive purple acid phosphatase 1: protein MRFIVAIFLGILWSIVNLKGASSHGDQPLSRIAIHNAVFALDDLAYIKASPSVIGLKGQNSEWVSLEYQISGPSIDDWVGVFSPGNFSSSACAPENPRVTPPFLCTAPIKYQYANYSNPEYKDTGKGSLRLQLIKQRSDFSFALFSGGLLTPKLVAVSNIVSFANPNAPVYPRLAQGKTWNEMTVTWTSGYGIDEAEPFIEWGPKGGEQRRSPAGTLTFDHSSMCGAPARTVGWRDPGFIHTSFLKELWPNSVYTYKLGHRFFNGTYIWSQMYQFKASPYPGQNSVQRVVIYGDMGKDEADGSNEYNNFQPGSLNTTKQLIKDLNNIDIVFHIGDICYANGYLSQWDQFTAQIEPVASTIPYMIASGNHERDWPGTGSFYENNDSGGECGVLAETMFYVPTENKANFWYGTDYGMFRFCVADTEHDWREGSKQYEFIEHCLASADRQKQPWLIFLAHRVLGYSSCTYYAVQGSFAEPMGRDSLQKLWQKYKVDIAIFGHVHNYERTCPIYQNICTSKEKNYYKGSLNGTIHVVAGGAGASLSEFSDIQSQWSIVRDFDHGFVKLTAFDHSNLLFEYKKSRDGNVYDSFRISRDYRDILACTTDSCPATSLAS from the exons ATGAGATTCATTGTGGCAATTTTCTTGGGAATTTTGTGGTCTATTGTGAACCTCAAAGGGGCATCGTCACATGGAGACCAACCTCTGTCAAGAATAGCAATTCACAATGCAGTATTTGCTCTCGATGATCTTGCATATATCAAGGCCTCTCCTTCTGTTATTGGATTAAAG GGGCAAAATTCTGAGTGGGTGTCATTGGAGTACCAAATTTCGGGCCCATCAATAGATGATTGGGTTGGAGTGTTTTCACCTGGGAATTTCAG TTCTTCTGCCTGTGCCCCTGAAAATCCACGAGTTACTCCTCCCTTTTTGTGCACTGCACCAATTAAG TATCAATATGCAAATTACTCAAATCCAGAGTACAAGGATACAGGCAAAGGATCGTTGAGGCTTCAATTGATCAAACAGAGATCTGACTTCTCTTTTGCTTTGTTTTCTGGCGGGTTGTTAACC CCAAAGTTGGTGGCGGTGTCAAATATTGTATCTTTTGCAAATCCAAATGCACCAGTATACCCACGCTTAGCACAGGGAAAGACATGGAATGAA ATGACTGTAACATGGACAAGTGGATATGGGATCGATGAAGCAGAGCCTTTCATTGAATGGGGTCCAAAGGGAGGAGAACAGAGGCGTTCCCCTGCTGGGACACTGACCTTTGATCATAGCAGCATGTGTG GTGCACCAGCAAGAACAGTGGGATGGCGTGACCCTGGATTCATACACACCAGTTTCCTGAAGGAATTGTGGCCCAACTCAGT GTATACCTACAAGTTGGGGCATAGGTTTTTCAATGGTACATATATATGGAGTCAGATGTACCAGTTCAAGGCGTCTCCTTATCCTGGTCAAAATTCTGTGCAACGAGTAGTCATCTATGGTGACATGGGAAAG GATGAGGCTGATGGCTCCAATGAATATAACAATTTCCAACCTGGCTCCCTTAACACCACTAAGCAGCTTATTAAGGACTTAAACAACATTGATATAGTCTTCCACATCGGAGATATTTGTTATGCAAATGGTTATCTTTCACAGTGGGATCAGTTTACAGCCCAAATCGAGCCTGTTGCCTCAACTATTCCTTACATGATTGCTAG CGGTAATCATGAACGCGACTGGCCCGGCACAGGATCATTCTATGAGAACAATGATTCAGGAGGGGAATGTGGTGTGTTGGCTGAGACTATGTTTTATGTTCCTACTGAAAACAAGGCTAACTTCTG GTACGGCACTGATTATGGCATGTTCAGGTTCTGTGTGGCCGACACAGAACATGACTGGAGAGAGGGATCCAAGCAATACGAGTTCATCGAGCATTGCCTGGCATCTGCTGATAGACAGAAGCAACCGTGGCTTATTTTCCTTGCTCACCGGGTATTAGGCTATTCTTCTTGTACTTACTATGCTGTACAGGGATCGTTTGCTGAGCCAATGGGGAGGGATAGTCTTCAAAAGCTTTGGCAGAAATACAAGGTGGATATAGCCATCTTCGGCCATGTGCACAATTATGAAAGGACATGTCCCATTTACCAG AACATCTGCACAAGCAAGGAGAAGAACTACTACAAGGGCAGCCTCAACGGGACAATACACGTGGTAGCTGGGGGCGCTGGCGCGAGCCTGTCAGAATTTTCTGACATCCAAAGTCAATGGAGCATTGTCAGGGACTTTGATCACGGGTTCGTTAAACTCACTGCATTTGATCATTCAAATCTGCTGTTCGAGTACAAAAAGAGCCGGGATGGGAATGTTTACGACTCTTTTAGAATATCACGCGATTACAGAGATATCTTGGCCTGCACAACAGATAGTTGCCCCGCTACAAGTCTTGCATCTTAA